A region of Deinococcus rubellus DNA encodes the following proteins:
- the pdxH gene encoding pyridoxamine 5'-phosphate oxidase gives MSDSPDLTALRVSYTQGELRRADLAADPLAQFQGWFGSAQHSQVREPYALSLATADAAGRPSVRTVLLRGADERGLTFYTNYGSHKGHDLATNPQAELLFFWPDLERQVRVYGSAEKVSLEESDTYFHKRPRESQLAAHASDPQSAPVESRAALEARLSALEAQYPEGSEVPRPDFWGGYRIAPQEWEFWQGRANRMHDRFVYRRAGEGWTVERLMP, from the coding sequence ATGAGCGATTCACCCGACCTCACCGCCCTGCGCGTTTCGTATACCCAGGGCGAACTCCGCCGCGCCGACCTCGCTGCCGATCCGCTGGCACAGTTTCAGGGCTGGTTCGGGTCCGCCCAGCACAGCCAGGTGCGCGAACCCTACGCGCTAAGCCTGGCCACTGCCGACGCTGCCGGGCGGCCCAGCGTCCGCACGGTGCTGCTGCGCGGCGCGGACGAGCGCGGCCTGACCTTCTACACCAATTACGGGTCTCACAAGGGCCATGATCTGGCCACCAACCCGCAGGCCGAGCTGCTGTTCTTCTGGCCCGATCTGGAGCGGCAGGTGCGCGTTTACGGCTCCGCCGAGAAAGTCAGCCTGGAGGAATCGGACACCTACTTTCACAAGCGCCCCCGCGAGTCGCAGCTCGCTGCCCACGCCAGCGACCCGCAGAGCGCCCCAGTTGAGAGCCGGGCGGCGCTGGAGGCCAGGCTCAGCGCTTTGGAGGCGCAGTATCCGGAGGGCAGCGAGGTGCCCAGACCCGACTTCTGGGGCGGTTACCGAATCGCGCCGCAGGAATGGGAATTCTGGCAGGGACGAGCGAACCGGATGCACGACCGCTTCGTGTACCGCCGGGCTGGGGAGGGCTGGACGGTCGAGCGGCTGATGCCCTGA
- a CDS encoding pyroglutamyl-peptidase I family protein: MNRILLTGFEAFGDHPSNPTLTALSAFGNQQIAGAQVFTQALPVNAASMPEVLAQVLKRVQPHAVLLTGLAAGRVQLSLERVALNVLDFRIPDNAGASFQDRELCSGGPDAYLSTLPLRAILSAWREAGVPGYVSDTAGLYLCNQAMYLARHQLGPGVPCGFLHVPADETLALFQPPGRPLLPYLPQSEINRGIGLALDALAAGLTSL, from the coding sequence ATGAACCGCATTCTGCTGACCGGCTTCGAGGCCTTCGGTGACCACCCCAGCAACCCGACCCTGACAGCGCTCTCAGCTTTTGGGAACCAGCAGATCGCAGGCGCGCAAGTCTTCACCCAGGCGTTGCCGGTCAATGCCGCCAGCATGCCGGAAGTGCTGGCGCAGGTTCTGAAACGTGTTCAGCCCCACGCCGTGCTGCTGACCGGGCTGGCGGCGGGCCGGGTGCAGCTCAGCTTGGAGCGGGTGGCCCTGAACGTCCTCGATTTCCGCATTCCCGACAACGCGGGCGCGTCGTTTCAGGACCGCGAACTCTGCTCTGGCGGCCCCGACGCCTACCTCAGCACGCTGCCGCTGCGGGCCATTCTGAGCGCCTGGCGGGAAGCGGGCGTGCCCGGTTATGTCAGTGACACGGCGGGCCTGTACCTGTGCAATCAGGCCATGTACCTGGCCCGCCATCAGCTCGGCCCCGGCGTGCCCTGCGGCTTTCTTCACGTACCCGCTGACGAGACGCTGGCCTTATTCCAGCCGCCCGGCAGGCCCCTGCTACCCTACCTGCCACAAAGCGAGATCAACCGGGGCATCGGGCTGGCGCTGGACGCGCTGGCAGCTGGCCTGACTTCGCTCTAG
- a CDS encoding DNA-formamidopyrimidine glycosylase: MPELPEVETTRRKIEPLLVGRILTRIEHDAPHKYTDTHKAEGRTVTGIGRRGKYLLLQLAAHEAATAGEHSEDLELLVHLGMTGGFRLEAGPHTRVTLHTDQGAIYFNDARRFGKVAVVRRGEYAAFPTLHNMGPEPLSEEFSEAEFVKAAASAGAVKPWLLSQKPVSGVGNIYADESLWTSQVHPAQTRLKPAEARRLYTAIREVMTAAVAAGGSTLGDGTYRQHDGEAGAFQVQHHAYARAGEPCERCGTPIAKTVLAQRGTHFCPRCQTLKPR; encoded by the coding sequence ATGCCCGAACTGCCCGAAGTCGAGACCACCCGCCGCAAGATCGAGCCGCTCCTGGTGGGCCGCATCCTAACGCGCATCGAACACGACGCGCCGCACAAGTACACCGACACCCACAAAGCCGAGGGCCGCACCGTGACCGGCATCGGGCGGCGCGGCAAGTACCTGCTACTACAACTCGCCGCCCACGAGGCCGCCACCGCTGGCGAGCACAGCGAGGACCTAGAACTGCTCGTTCACCTGGGCATGACCGGCGGCTTCCGGCTGGAAGCGGGGCCGCACACCCGCGTCACGCTGCATACCGACCAGGGTGCAATTTATTTCAACGACGCCCGGCGCTTCGGCAAGGTGGCGGTGGTCCGCAGAGGCGAGTACGCCGCCTTCCCTACCCTGCACAACATGGGGCCGGAGCCACTCTCGGAGGAGTTCAGCGAGGCCGAGTTCGTGAAGGCGGCGGCCAGCGCGGGGGCCGTCAAGCCCTGGCTGCTGTCGCAGAAGCCGGTGTCGGGCGTGGGCAACATCTACGCCGATGAGAGCTTGTGGACAAGCCAGGTGCACCCGGCCCAGACCCGGCTCAAGCCTGCCGAGGCGCGGCGTCTCTACACGGCCATCCGTGAGGTGATGACGGCAGCGGTGGCGGCGGGCGGCAGTACTCTGGGTGACGGCACCTACCGCCAGCACGACGGCGAGGCGGGGGCATTCCAGGTGCAACACCACGCCTACGCCAGAGCAGGAGAGCCGTGCGAGCGCTGCGGCACGCCGATAGCGAAGACCGTGCTGGCCCAGCGAGGAACGCATTTTTGCCCCAGGTGTCAGACCCTCAAGCCGCGCTAA
- a CDS encoding NfeD family protein — translation MLMLYLFCFIVGGGLLAFSVIGGHDHDPSGSDVGTGHPDHVMEAQDGWASYFSLRAMVSFAAFFGLGGLAARGLGLGGLAQLGFALICGLLVGAFAAVALRLARTRGETATQALTLTGRTGKVTVAPVGGQPGKVELIVAGQTEQLLARSADTLHPGDQIIVIGVEGGLLDVRVWEGN, via the coding sequence ATGCTCATGCTGTACTTGTTTTGCTTCATCGTGGGCGGCGGCCTACTGGCCTTTTCGGTGATAGGCGGCCACGACCACGACCCCAGTGGCTCGGACGTGGGCACAGGTCACCCGGACCACGTGATGGAGGCCCAGGATGGCTGGGCCAGCTACTTCTCGCTGCGGGCGATGGTGAGTTTCGCAGCTTTCTTCGGGCTGGGCGGGCTGGCAGCGCGCGGCCTGGGCCTCGGCGGGCTGGCGCAACTGGGGTTTGCGCTGATCTGCGGACTGCTGGTCGGCGCGTTCGCAGCGGTGGCCCTGCGGCTGGCGCGCACGCGAGGCGAAACCGCGACCCAGGCCCTGACCCTCACGGGCCGCACCGGCAAGGTGACGGTGGCTCCGGTGGGTGGGCAGCCCGGCAAGGTCGAATTGATCGTGGCAGGCCAGACCGAGCAGCTCCTGGCCCGCAGCGCCGACACCCTGCACCCCGGCGACCAGATCATCGTGATCGGGGTCGAGGGCGGCCTGCTGGACGTGCGGGTCTGGGAGGGCAACTGA
- a CDS encoding DoxX family protein, which translates to MNRAKRTRGSLSTSFLPDESNRRPSSAALNEFAWKLRLIEDRMIGWWALHGITLLRLSLGVVFFWFGVLKFFPGVSVAQELATHTITVLSFGLVPPAVSLPLLATWECAIGLGLLSGRFLRLTVLLLLTQMAGTFLPLLFFRHETFNVFPLVPTLEGQYIIKNLVLVSAGLVIGAASRGGHIIHDAGALAVAERLQALNQRFRRRFHRDP; encoded by the coding sequence ATGAACCGCGCCAAACGCACCAGAGGAAGCCTGAGCACCAGCTTTTTGCCGGATGAATCAAATCGCCGTCCGAGTTCGGCGGCTCTCAATGAATTCGCCTGGAAACTCAGGCTGATCGAAGACCGGATGATCGGTTGGTGGGCGCTGCACGGCATCACATTGCTGCGGCTGTCGCTGGGCGTGGTGTTCTTCTGGTTCGGGGTGCTCAAGTTTTTTCCCGGCGTCAGCGTGGCGCAGGAGTTGGCCACCCACACCATCACGGTGCTGAGTTTTGGCCTGGTGCCGCCCGCCGTCAGCTTGCCGCTGCTGGCGACCTGGGAATGTGCCATCGGGCTGGGCCTGCTTTCGGGCCGTTTTCTGCGCCTGACCGTGCTGCTGCTACTGACGCAGATGGCCGGGACGTTTTTGCCACTGCTGTTTTTCCGCCACGAGACATTCAACGTGTTTCCGCTGGTGCCGACGCTGGAGGGGCAGTACATCATCAAGAATCTGGTGCTGGTGTCGGCGGGTCTGGTGATTGGGGCGGCCTCGCGCGGCGGCCACATCATCCACGACGCCGGGGCACTGGCAGTGGCCGAGCGCCTGCAAGCCCTGAACCAGCGCTTTCGCCGCCGCTTTCACCGTGATCCCTAA
- a CDS encoding NADP-dependent oxidoreductase, whose translation MTSAQRTISREIQLAARPQGEPKNSDFALVERELGQPGAGEVLVRNLYLTVDPYMRGRMNDVKSYTPPFALNETMTGGAVGEVVASGADGLSVGDLVLHDRGWRTHALMPAQAARKLDIQPGVSPSAYLGILGMPGLTAYAGLLEVAAFKPGDVVFVSGAAGAVGSAVGQIARLKGAGRVIGSAGSSEKVAHLTGVLGFDAAFNYKDAPVLQQLRKAAPDGIDVYFDNVGGDHLEAALSVFNPFGRAALCGAISQYNAAQPPSGPRNLALAVGKQLTLKGFIVSSYSHLFAAFVQEVSGWIASGELHHDETVIEGIENTPGAFMGLLNGQNTGKMVVRL comes from the coding sequence ATGACTTCTGCTCAGCGCACGATTTCCCGCGAGATTCAACTGGCCGCCCGTCCCCAGGGCGAACCCAAGAACAGTGATTTTGCCCTGGTGGAGCGCGAACTCGGCCAGCCGGGCGCAGGCGAGGTGCTGGTTCGCAACCTCTACCTGACCGTCGATCCCTACATGCGAGGACGCATGAACGACGTCAAATCGTACACCCCGCCCTTCGCGCTGAACGAAACCATGACCGGTGGCGCGGTGGGCGAGGTGGTGGCCTCGGGCGCAGATGGGCTCAGCGTGGGCGATCTGGTGCTACATGACCGGGGCTGGCGCACCCACGCGCTGATGCCTGCGCAGGCGGCGCGCAAGCTGGACATCCAGCCTGGCGTCTCGCCCAGCGCCTACCTGGGCATTCTGGGCATGCCCGGCCTGACCGCCTACGCTGGACTGCTGGAGGTCGCCGCCTTCAAGCCGGGCGACGTGGTGTTCGTGTCAGGCGCGGCAGGGGCGGTGGGCAGCGCGGTGGGCCAGATCGCCCGTCTCAAGGGGGCTGGGCGGGTCATCGGCAGCGCCGGATCGTCAGAAAAGGTGGCCCACCTGACCGGCGTCCTGGGCTTTGACGCCGCTTTCAATTACAAAGATGCTCCAGTACTCCAGCAACTCCGCAAGGCCGCGCCGGACGGCATAGACGTGTACTTCGACAACGTGGGCGGCGACCATCTGGAAGCGGCCTTGAGCGTCTTCAATCCCTTCGGGCGTGCGGCGCTCTGCGGGGCCATCAGCCAGTACAACGCGGCCCAGCCGCCCAGCGGCCCGCGCAACCTGGCGCTGGCTGTCGGCAAGCAACTGACGCTGAAAGGCTTTATCGTCAGCAGTTACAGCCACCTGTTCGCGGCGTTCGTGCAGGAGGTCAGCGGCTGGATCGCGTCCGGCGAATTGCACCACGATGAGACGGTCATTGAGGGCATCGAGAACACACCGGGAGCCTTCATGGGTCTGCTGAATGGTCAGAACACCGGCAAGATGGTTGTCCGGCTGTAG
- a CDS encoding RNA polymerase sigma factor, translated as MEDTDEVLMGRMAGGDEAALSTLYGRYAPYLYGLGRRMLRQQDDVETCVQDAFFNAWKAAARFDPGRASVKTWLVTIAHNRMLQALRDRPETGLDLEEWDAPTSAPDRIEQVIAQRAVDILGEPEKTLVVLAFYQGFSHSELNERTGIPLGSIKTYLRRALAQMRVHLETSVAPAPDTLRTNTSSKGGQHDAE; from the coding sequence GTGGAAGATACTGATGAAGTCCTGATGGGCCGGATGGCCGGAGGCGACGAAGCTGCCCTGAGTACGCTTTACGGGCGCTACGCACCTTATCTGTACGGCCTGGGCCGCCGGATGCTGCGGCAGCAAGACGACGTGGAGACCTGCGTTCAGGACGCTTTCTTCAATGCCTGGAAAGCTGCCGCCCGGTTCGATCCGGGCCGGGCCAGCGTCAAAACCTGGCTGGTCACGATTGCCCACAACCGCATGCTTCAGGCGCTGCGGGACCGCCCCGAGACGGGTCTGGACCTCGAAGAGTGGGACGCGCCGACCAGCGCGCCGGACCGCATCGAGCAGGTGATCGCCCAGCGGGCGGTGGATATTCTCGGCGAACCGGAAAAGACCCTGGTGGTGCTGGCGTTTTATCAGGGGTTCTCGCACAGTGAACTCAACGAGCGCACCGGCATACCGCTGGGCAGTATCAAAACCTACCTGCGCCGGGCACTCGCCCAGATGCGCGTTCACCTGGAAACATCGGTGGCCCCGGCCCCCGACACGCTCCGCACCAACACTTCCTCTAAAGGAGGTCAGCACGATGCCGAATGA
- the dinB gene encoding DNA polymerase IV: MRRIVHIDMDAFYASVEVRDQPSLRGQAVAVAHQSKRGVVLTASYEARAYGVRSAMPTSLALQKCPHLLLAAPRMDVYKQVSDVIRAVFFRYTDLVEPLSLDEAYLDVSHHPSGTRIAQAIKVDIRREAGLTASAGVSFNKFLAKLASDMHKPDGLTVIRPEDAEALIAALPVEGFHGVGPATRGRMHDHQLFTGADLKRQSLADLTRWFGAQGAHFHRISHGIDERPVDPDRERKSVGVERTFEDDLTRFAEVQAALPGLIELLIPRLTRADYRGRSLVLKVKFADRTLLTRRLTSPVPLTDPARLLRLARELLTPELLSGRPVRLLGLSVQNQLAPPASGAQPPLFPQ; encoded by the coding sequence GTGCGGCGGATCGTTCACATCGACATGGACGCCTTTTACGCCAGCGTCGAGGTGCGTGACCAGCCCAGCCTGCGCGGTCAGGCCGTCGCGGTGGCGCACCAGAGTAAGCGCGGCGTGGTCCTGACTGCCAGCTACGAGGCCCGCGCTTACGGTGTCCGCAGCGCCATGCCCACCAGTCTGGCCCTGCAAAAATGCCCGCATCTCCTGCTCGCTGCGCCCCGGATGGACGTGTATAAGCAAGTCTCGGACGTCATCCGGGCCGTGTTCTTCCGGTATACCGATCTGGTCGAGCCGCTCTCGCTGGATGAAGCGTATCTGGATGTGAGCCACCACCCTTCCGGCACCCGCATCGCTCAGGCGATCAAGGTTGACATCCGGCGCGAGGCTGGTCTTACCGCCTCCGCCGGGGTCAGCTTCAACAAGTTTCTGGCCAAGCTCGCTTCCGACATGCACAAGCCCGACGGCCTGACCGTCATTCGCCCCGAGGACGCCGAGGCACTGATTGCCGCCCTGCCTGTGGAAGGGTTTCACGGCGTCGGCCCGGCCACGCGGGGCCGGATGCACGACCACCAGCTCTTTACCGGAGCCGACCTCAAGCGTCAGTCGCTCGCGGACTTGACCCGCTGGTTCGGCGCGCAGGGCGCACACTTTCACCGGATCAGCCACGGAATAGATGAGCGTCCCGTCGATCCGGACCGTGAGCGCAAGAGTGTCGGCGTGGAGCGCACCTTCGAGGACGACCTGACGCGCTTCGCCGAGGTGCAGGCGGCCTTGCCGGGGCTGATCGAACTGCTGATCCCGCGCCTGACGCGTGCCGACTACCGGGGGCGCAGTCTGGTGCTGAAAGTCAAGTTCGCGGACCGGACCCTGCTGACCCGCCGACTCACCAGTCCCGTACCGCTGACCGATCCGGCACGGCTGCTCAGACTGGCGCGAGAACTGCTGACCCCGGAACTGCTCTCGGGCCGTCCGGTGCGGCTGCTGGGCCTGAGCGTTCAAAATCAGCTCGCCCCACCCGCGTCGGGAGCGCAGCCGCCGCTGTTTCCGCAGTGA
- a CDS encoding IS5 family transposase (programmed frameshift) — protein sequence MGRTDLTPEQWAKLEPEWPGNPRHGHAYKPHLPVINGILWRLKTGAPWRDIPERYGPWETCWDRFTRWSRDGTWKRVLVALQVKEDAQGKIDWDGASLDSTSCKAHRAAVGARKQPAKLGKKGALNDEWLGISRGGRNSKIHVLTEGKRRPLAVLVSEGQASDPTYLLPLLDEVCIRRPGPGRPRKRPPMVRVDRAYGARKYRQQLRSRKIVCVCPERKDAKKARLKKGSRGGRPPKFDAEADKGRQVVECNINRLKDFRALATRYEKRGHQFLAVVHVACIVLWL from the exons ATGGGCAGAACAGATCTCACGCCGGAACAATGGGCAAAACTGGAGCCTGAATGGCCAGGTAACCCCCGGCACGGACATGCCTACAAGCCGCATCTGCCGGTCATCAATGGCATTCTCTGGCGGCTGAAGACGGGAGCACCGTGGCGGGACATCCCAGAACGGTATGGCCCCTGGGAAACGTGTTGGGATCGCTTCACCCGCTGGTCACGCGATGGCACCTGGAAACGCGTCCTCGTGGCCCTCCAGGTCAAGGAAGATGCTCAGGGAAAGATTGATTGGGACGGCGCGTCCCTGGATAGCACCAGTTGTAAAGCCCACCGCGCTGCGGTGGGCGCACGAAAACAGCCAGCTAAGCTGG GAAAAAAGGGGGCACTCAACGATGAGTGGCTCGGCATCAGCCGTGGAGGACGAAACAGCAAGATCCACGTGCTGACCGAGGGAAAACGCCGCCCGTTGGCCGTGCTGGTGTCGGAGGGTCAGGCCAGCGACCCGACCTACCTGCTTCCCCTCCTTGACGAGGTCTGCATCCGGCGGCCCGGTCCGGGCCGCCCTCGGAAGCGTCCGCCGATGGTGCGCGTAGATCGTGCGTACGGTGCACGGAAGTACCGTCAGCAACTGCGGAGCCGCAAGATCGTCTGTGTTTGTCCTGAACGCAAGGATGCCAAGAAAGCGCGGTTGAAGAAGGGCAGTCGTGGAGGTCGGCCCCCGAAATTCGACGCTGAAGCCGACAAGGGCCGCCAGGTGGTGGAATGCAACATCAATCGGCTCAAGGATTTTAGAGCACTCGCCACCCGCTACGAAAAACGTGGACATCAGTTTTTAGCCGTTGTACACGTTGCGTGCATTGTCCTCTGGCTCTGA
- the truB gene encoding tRNA pseudouridine(55) synthase TruB produces MPVYVVDKPLNLTSHDVVGRARRLLQTRRVGHTGTLDPLASGVLVLCVGDSTKLVQFMERDSKDYLALISLGAATPTLDAEGPILERAPVPDFSAGQVRSVLSAFVGPQEQVPPQYSALQVGGVRAYAVARAGGQLDLPARHITIHELTLLGQYADLSAAPRTFAPGPDGRWAGSDTGLNVSLPPALGDFPTLLVWARVGSGTYLRSLARDVGAALGVPAHLAGLIRTRAGRFELSQATTLDLIGEAAGLPDLSALPLPIIDAAPELALHLRQGKRPADPRQGRFAVLLGGQLVAVVDGDGERLTVVRAWA; encoded by the coding sequence ATGCCGGTGTACGTCGTCGATAAACCGCTGAACCTGACTTCGCACGATGTGGTGGGCCGGGCGCGGCGACTGCTCCAGACCCGGCGGGTGGGCCACACGGGCACCCTCGATCCGCTCGCCAGCGGTGTGCTGGTGCTGTGCGTGGGCGATTCCACCAAGCTGGTGCAGTTCATGGAGCGCGACAGCAAGGACTACCTGGCTCTGATCAGCCTGGGGGCGGCCACCCCGACCCTCGACGCTGAGGGGCCGATTCTGGAGCGCGCCCCGGTACCGGACTTCAGCGCCGGGCAGGTGCGCTCGGTTCTCTCGGCCTTCGTCGGCCCGCAGGAGCAGGTGCCGCCGCAGTACAGTGCCCTACAAGTCGGCGGCGTGCGTGCCTACGCGGTGGCCCGCGCCGGAGGGCAACTCGATTTACCGGCCCGCCACATCACCATTCACGAACTGACGTTGCTCGGCCAGTATGCCGACCTCAGCGCCGCGCCGCGCACCTTCGCGCCTGGCCCGGACGGACGCTGGGCCGGGAGCGACACTGGCCTGAATGTCAGTCTGCCGCCCGCGCTGGGCGATTTTCCCACGCTGCTCGTCTGGGCGCGGGTGGGCAGCGGCACCTACCTGCGTTCGCTGGCCCGCGATGTGGGCGCGGCGCTGGGCGTTCCGGCGCACCTGGCCGGGCTGATCCGCACCCGCGCGGGCCGCTTCGAGCTGTCGCAGGCGACCACGCTCGACCTGATCGGCGAGGCGGCGGGCCTGCCCGATCTGAGCGCCCTGCCGCTGCCGATCATCGATGCTGCACCCGAACTGGCCCTGCATCTGCGCCAGGGCAAACGCCCCGCCGACCCCCGCCAGGGCCGCTTCGCCGTGCTGCTCGGCGGCCAACTGGTCGCGGTGGTTGACGGCGACGGCGAGCGCCTGACCGTGGTGCGGGCCTGGGCCTAG
- a CDS encoding flotillin family protein translates to MTGTIVLALIVLFGIFIVLMMIRSLLIIVPPNKVVVISGRSRTTAEGDSVGYRVIRGGRAFRVPLLEKVAWMDLTTIPLDLRVENAYSKGGIPLTIHAVANVKINAHEPQLSNAIERFLDTDRKQLTNIVRDTLEGNLRGVVATLTPEEINQDRLRFAEELIGEADHDLGNLGIKLDTLKIQNVSDASGYLDSIGRRQTADVLKEARVAEAERDAEATQAEAQARQRAQVAQAISSQAVLEQQNMLRIRTAELGAVAASKENEAKVTAERARVVAEQQLEQERVILNAKRYEADVVAPARAQREAKLLEAQAAAAPIIEEGRAKAEAVRLMTEAFRQAGSEGERAYILNMLPGIVSEFADAVRGMQIDKITVLDSGSGQATRNAIGTLPGNIVSLIEQVENATGVNLLSALTMRGSGVTAPAVPVSSAND, encoded by the coding sequence ATGACCGGAACCATTGTGCTCGCCCTGATCGTCCTCTTCGGTATTTTCATCGTGCTGATGATGATCCGCTCTCTGCTGATCATCGTGCCCCCCAACAAGGTGGTGGTCATCTCGGGCCGCTCGCGCACCACCGCTGAGGGCGACTCGGTAGGCTACCGGGTCATTCGCGGCGGGCGGGCCTTTCGCGTGCCGCTGCTCGAAAAAGTCGCCTGGATGGACCTCACGACCATTCCGCTCGATCTGCGCGTCGAGAACGCCTACTCCAAGGGCGGCATTCCGCTGACCATCCACGCCGTCGCCAACGTCAAGATCAACGCCCACGAGCCGCAGCTCTCCAACGCCATCGAGCGGTTTCTCGACACTGACCGCAAGCAGCTCACCAACATCGTGCGCGACACCCTGGAGGGCAACCTGCGCGGCGTGGTCGCCACCCTGACTCCCGAGGAGATCAACCAGGACCGCCTCCGCTTCGCCGAGGAACTCATCGGCGAGGCCGACCACGACCTGGGCAACCTGGGCATCAAGCTCGACACCCTGAAGATTCAGAATGTCTCGGACGCCTCGGGCTACCTCGACAGCATTGGCCGCCGCCAGACCGCCGACGTGCTCAAGGAAGCCCGCGTGGCCGAGGCCGAGCGCGACGCCGAAGCGACCCAGGCCGAGGCCCAGGCACGCCAGCGTGCCCAGGTGGCTCAGGCCATCAGCTCCCAAGCGGTGCTGGAGCAGCAGAACATGCTCAGAATCCGCACTGCCGAACTCGGCGCGGTGGCCGCCTCCAAGGAAAACGAGGCCAAAGTCACCGCCGAGCGCGCCCGCGTGGTGGCCGAGCAGCAGCTCGAGCAGGAGCGCGTCATTCTGAACGCCAAGCGCTACGAGGCCGACGTGGTGGCCCCCGCCCGCGCCCAGCGCGAGGCCAAACTCCTGGAAGCCCAGGCCGCCGCCGCGCCGATCATCGAGGAGGGCCGTGCCAAGGCCGAGGCCGTGCGGCTGATGACCGAGGCGTTCCGGCAGGCAGGCAGCGAGGGCGAGCGGGCATACATCCTCAACATGCTGCCCGGCATCGTCTCCGAGTTTGCCGATGCGGTGCGCGGCATGCAGATCGACAAGATCACGGTGCTCGATTCGGGATCAGGCCAGGCCACCCGGAACGCCATCGGCACCCTGCCCGGCAACATCGTCTCGCTGATCGAGCAGGTCGAGAACGCCACCGGAGTCAACCTGCTCAGCGCCCTGACGATGCGCGGCTCGGGTGTGACTGCGCCGGCTGTGCCGGTCAGCTCAGCCAACGACTGA
- a CDS encoding anti-sigma factor: MPNESESTEWQDQLSLYAFGLLDGVEAASVERRLTSEPAWQAELRALQDTLAALADPAPVPAGSAERLLQRVRADQAQAQPAQIEAAQIQVAQIQPDQNQSIQTQPAAPAPANLPLAAPSRSPYLGWLAAAALAAAVAAVLILPRLNTTPERQLADYQTQPGAVSTALTTKEGQPLGTAVRLKDGRAFVLLVAAAPQGRAYQAWQVVGKAPASLGVFKGRSFLSAPLSGPVTLAVSVEPPSGSPQPTTTPILAQTL, encoded by the coding sequence ATGCCGAATGAATCCGAATCAACCGAGTGGCAAGATCAGCTCAGTCTCTACGCCTTCGGCTTGCTGGACGGCGTAGAAGCAGCCAGCGTCGAGCGCCGCCTGACCTCTGAACCGGCCTGGCAAGCTGAGCTGCGCGCCCTGCAAGACACCCTGGCTGCCCTGGCCGATCCAGCCCCCGTGCCTGCGGGCAGCGCCGAGCGTCTGCTTCAGCGGGTGCGGGCTGACCAGGCACAGGCGCAGCCCGCTCAGATCGAAGCTGCACAGATCCAAGTCGCACAGATCCAGCCGGATCAGAATCAGTCCATCCAGACTCAGCCTGCCGCGCCAGCCCCGGCAAATCTACCGCTGGCCGCGCCGTCCCGTTCGCCGTATCTCGGCTGGCTGGCCGCCGCTGCGCTGGCCGCCGCCGTGGCCGCCGTGCTGATCCTGCCGCGTCTGAATACCACTCCGGAGCGGCAACTGGCCGATTATCAGACCCAGCCGGGCGCGGTCAGCACGGCGCTGACGACCAAGGAAGGCCAGCCGCTGGGCACGGCGGTGCGCCTCAAAGATGGCCGCGCCTTCGTGCTGCTGGTCGCCGCCGCGCCGCAGGGCAGGGCGTACCAGGCCTGGCAGGTGGTCGGCAAGGCCCCCGCATCGCTGGGCGTCTTCAAGGGCCGCAGCTTTCTGAGCGCGCCGCTGAGTGGGCCGGTGACGCTGGCTGTCAGCGTGGAGCCGCCCAGTGGCAGCCCGCAGCCGACGACCACGCCCATTCTGGCCCAGACGTTGTAA